Genomic window (Rosa chinensis cultivar Old Blush chromosome 6, RchiOBHm-V2, whole genome shotgun sequence):
agagagagagagagagagagagagagagagagagagagagacatgtAAGGTATAGCATAAAAAAGAGCTGATGGTTTTGGGTCCTAAAGTGGTCTTATGTGTACAAAACAATTTAGGTAGGTCTTATATTAATAAGTCTCAGAGtgacacttatatgtaattttcaaaaaaaagaactcAGCCTAATTTATTTCTTTCAACTACATAACCATGTCTAGTTGGCacagattcaaatttgctcaccaccaatactttggtggtgataccaccactcaatataaaactgCCATGTGTtgtaaaatataataataattaatcattatggtttattaaaaaaaaaacattttaagTATTAAATGAATTCTATATGACGTGgcaagttttaatagggtggtgatatcaccacaaaataaaagtagtgagcaaatttgattcCAGTTGACACCTTCACTGCTTCACATTCGAATTTTTCAAATACAAAGCCCTAATTggctcaattttattttttttctctctccacaATTTATTGGGATTCGGTTGCAGGGGTGGCTGGGTGGAATCATCATATAGATAGTCCCCGATTTTGGACTTAACGAGACCTGAGGACAGTCGATCAAGACCTTATGATTCCTTTGTTTGGCCTTTATAATGATCTATAGTTTCAACTTCCTCATGCGCCCGGTAACCAAATAAGGAACCACCAATTCACACATGACCATGAaaactaggcctcatcaaaaagcccgcggatcaagtgggctgaTGGGGCCCAccggcccgcagggcttttggccaggcccggcccgtcaaaaaacccgcaaaaacccggcccggcccgtaaaagcccgcaaaatattatatatatatatatatatgtgtgtgtgtgtgtgtgtgtttatatatatatatatatatatatatattaatatatatatatatatatatatgtatgtgtgtgtgtgttatatatatatagatatatctatatgtgtgtgtgtgtgtttataaatatatatatatatagacacatatagatatatatttgtgtgtgtgtttatatagatatatatatatatatagtcatatagatagatagatatatatatatagtcatatagatagatagatatatatatagaggcccgatcaggagcggacgtccgcactttcgttaaagtgcggacgtcgatgcAGCAGCGGCTTCCAGGCGGCGGCGGAGGCATAGGGATGGccggagggaggccggaggcgtcccagacctcttctgggcCGCGTtcaaggtcggaggaggtcgggcttgccggtttctgggcagccacctcacctgcagttGTAGGTTTTGTGCAGCACCGCAGaaccgtcgccggcgactccaccggaCCGCAGACCCCTCCGCACGACCCTCAGCGTCCCTCCAGCAAGCCGCGCCGCGCCGTCGCAGCTCGATTgaggccggaggagcgacgtccgcacATTTTCTGAGTTGCAAacgtccgctctcgaacggctttctatatatatatatatatatctatatatatatatatatatatatatcaatatatcatatatgtgtgtgtgtgtttatatatatatatatatatatatagagagagagagagagagagagagagagagagagagagagagagatatagatatatagatatatatatatatgatatattgatatatatatatatatattaatatatatgtgtgtgtatatagagagaaagagatatatatatatatatatgtgtgtgtgtgtgtgtgtgtgtggaagttcttatactattatacttctatataaaatatgtgcatatatatattctacatatcggttgaccaatccgatcggattcgaaaatatggtgaaattggctaaattttttaccacactcataatttattgtaataaactcatgcaacggtcggtttttccattttctttgaattgataggggttgctctttagagtttatgatatataaatataggtttataagagtaactacgtttgacctagttgatcgaattcgaaacgagaaccaaattggctggattttctacaaccaccataaaatattacaatctctccatcgagcggttggtttctccgaattcattttctacttcatggttgctttagaatgaacctaaacaatttaaatgcaatgtataagtcatacaactataggaataaaattggtatagaccaatgtgtttgtaattaaaattaattttttttatcttatgtccacgcacatccattgatggaatatatacaaacgtgatgtgaaaaaataagcacgtttcgcagttgtcacggcatcggtcaaccaataaaacatataagtgactacggttgaccaatccgatcggattggaaaatatggtgaaattggctaaattttttaccacactcgtaatttattgtaataaactcatccaacggtccgtttttccattttctttgaattgataggggttgctctttggggtgtatgatatataaatatagatttatatgagtaactacgtttgatctagttgatcgaattcgaaacgataaccaaattggctggattttctacaatcaccataaaacattacaatctctccatcgagcggttgatttctccgaattcattttctacttcatggttgctttagaatgaacctaaacaatttaaatgcaatgtataagtcatacaactttaggaataaaattggtacagaccaatgtgtttgtaattaaaattaattttttttatcttatgtccacgcacatccattgatggaatatatacaaacttgatgtgaaaaaataagcacgtttcgcggttgtcatggcatcggtcaaccaataaaacatataagtgactacggttgaccaatccgatcggattcgaaaatatggtgaaattggctaaattttttaccacactcataatttattgtaataaactaatCCAACgatcggtttttccattttctttgaattgataggggtttctctttggagtgtatggtatataaatataggtttataagagtaattacatttgacctagttgatcgaattcgaaacgtgaaccaaattggctggattttctacaaccaccataaaacattacaatctctccatcaagcggttggtttctccaaattcattttccacttcatggttgctttagaatgaacctaaacaatttaaatgcaatgtataagtcatataactttaggaataaaattggtatagtccaatgtgtttgtaattaaaattaatttttttttatcttatgtccacgcacatccatcgatggaatatatacaaacgtgatgtgaaaaaataagcacttttcgcggttgccacgccatcggtcaaccaataaaacatataagtgactatggttgaccaatccgatcggattcaaaaatatggtgaaattggctaaattttttaccacactcataatttattgtaataaactcatccaacggtcgatttctcattttctttgaattgctatatgtagctctttggagtgtatgatgtataaatatagatttataaaaaattggtgtctttaaaaatttatttatcaacaaattagtatctatatataaatatagattttttttgtacaatatagttatatagattgttatctttggttgtatttgatcattatccattgaatttccaaagcttgattaaaaaaaaaatacttgtgtctttaaatatttatttataaataaagcccgcaaggcccggcccaaaaaagccctcaaggccaagcccggccccaCCCGAAAAACctgcaaggcccgctttatatggacggacttggatcctttgatttttaataaagcccggcccgacccggcccgcaattatttaaaaatatagcaaggcccggcccgttgacgacccctaatgAAAACCTGCAGACAGTTTCGTCATTCAGAATTAGCTGACCAAAGAAACTTCAAAATGACAAAAGCTGCTGCAGCTAACCCTAGTTAATTTAAGAACATgaccattttttatttataactGATTACCAACTGTAGGCTTCATCAATATGAAACTCGTTTGCAGTGCGTCGTTTATAGTTTTATGTATGGTTCCAAATTCACAAAGAAATCTATTGATGATCGTGATATGAAATGGAAACACAAGACTTGCAACGAAATCTGATCACAACATCAAATCATTGAAAGAACTTGCAAAAATTTTCGTAGACGAACATGACTCAATCAAGGCTCCTATTACACAATGTCCTGTTCCCACCTAAGAACCCCTCATGCTAATACCGAGGTTTCGATTGAAACAACATCAGAACAAAAGGCTCGTTTTTCTGTCTGCCAGTGAACAAAAATCCAGCTCCCTCTTCGACTTCAGTGCATGAAATTCTTTCTTTCCCACACAAGGAAGCATCGAACAATGTTCTAGCACAACCCAGCAGTGTGTGTAAACAATTAGCTCCTTGAAACAGTATCTGCCTCCAAAAAAGAAGCAGCTAACTCACCTTGATCTTAAGCAAGATCATCCTCCACCATTCAAAGTGATTTGAAATTGAGCTGGAAGTCCAAATTACGAAAATTTTGAGCAGTGAGCCAAAGTTTTGAAGTCAAGGTGGATGTGGATGGTGAAGGTACTTATCGCATTACTCAATTGTGTCTATATGGCTCCAGCAAGAGAGGTCACTTCATTCAAATTATGTGGCCACAATGGTGAAAGTGCAACTACTTTCCCAATGACGATGAGTGTTGGTGATACTAACTCTGCTGATGTAATTTCATTGGCAAGATCCTTCAGTTCTGCAAAGACCTGTATGCATGCAAAGTCAACAATATAAATCAGTTAGGTTGACTGCAAATGAAAACTGGAAATGAGCAAGCTGATTATGAGTATGCAAAGGCATCCAATTGATCTGGCTAATTCTGTTGACTGTAAGCTAAGGACAGATTCCCCTGGGAGGATTATGAGAATATAATAACCACCCCATTCAGGTTTTTAGTCGAGAACTTCTACAAAGTTAATTTATTGTGACTGGTGCAATGGGATATATATAGATGAATTAGCAGCTGCATATctaaaacaaatcaaagaatATGGTATAAGTGAATAACCATTGATTTGCatagatttttttctttcaccaaTGAATTTGATACACAATTGGTTAACTGCATCAAAGCGTGCAAATCTTTTACTAATTTTTTACAGATACTATTATTTTTTCCTGAAAATGCTCACTTTCACGAATCAAACCTCAAATCCATGACACACTTAAATCCTGGAGCAATTAGTTGTTGCAGAAGACAATTGCCCAAATCTACAACAAAAGATAAGAGAATGGATGGCAAACAACCTTTCCAATAAAAGCATCATGTATTGTTACACAGTTTAAGATAAATGTCTGAGCAAAAATACTTAATTTGACTTAGGTAAAGATGCTTGCTAAACTTCTCCGCATTGTTGAATGACACAGTCACTGTCCATGACAGTCCTATCCTATTTGCCAGAGATGATATGTATAAGTGCTGAGGGTATTTAAATATTTCCTACATGCAATACACAAAACAGAGTTCTCCCAGGCCATCAGTTTAAAAATTAACGAGAGGTCTTAAGAACAACTATGATTAGGTAAAGAGATGGACACAGTTCGAATGCAACAGTCTCCAACTGAAAGAACATCTCACCATGCGCTGTTGAGGTGTGGTCCCTCGCTCAATTGCAACAGCTGGTGTTGATGGTAGCAGACCATGATGGACCAACTTTTGAGCAAGAGAAGGGAGAGTCGACAAGCCCATGTATACCACCAAGGTCGAATCAGGGTCAGCTGCATTCTCTGTCAAAAAAAGAGGATCTGTTCCTCCCTTCCTGGAGTGCCCGGTTAGAAATCTTATGCTATTTGCAACACCTCTATGAGTTAATGGGATCCCAAACTCTGCTGCTATCCCAGAAGCAGCAGTGATACCTGGAAAGTAATAAAAGATTTTGATCATATAGACAAGTCTCCATCAGCCAATCTTTTTCACTGTCTGAAAAAAGCTTCACCGTTCAGAAAATCATTTCAAAGCCAAAGAAGGATGCACAATTTGCTAAATCAGAAAATAACTGATGAAAACTCCCTTAGTTTTTCCTCAATGGAAAGTAATCCCACATGAGAACTGTATTACCTtgccattttattttgtttatctgTTTATTTTCTTTCACTAGTGTTCCCTGCCCCTGCTTTGGAACTTAAGGGCTTTCAGTATTTAGGAATTAAGAAAAGACTCATACCAATCCCAGGTACCTTCTTTCTATATGGCAGAGGCTAGGATTTTCACCCCTTTTTAATAGAAAACTTATATGAAAACAGGAAGTATTATCAAAGCCAGCAGTCCACAGAATATGAAAACTCTACAACTCTTTACGATTAACAAGTTACGTAAAACATGATAATCAACAAACATCATCAACCAAAAATTACACAAAACAAGACCACCAAACTGCAAACAAACATAAAGCTAAGAAAAGCCAGTAGACAATGAGGACAAATTAAAATTGAATCAAAACAGCAGACTGTTAAGGAACCActtgaaggggaaaaaaaagtcTCGCTTAGATATCAATTGCCACTGCTGACAATGTTGGATATTCTGAACAAtataattaaatttttattgatGTTTCTTCGGTTAGATATTGACCATACTCACTTTGAAAGAAATAGGTAACTAATGGAGCCACCTAAGTTCATGAGACATTCAAATATTTTCATAAGAAGACTCAACTAAATAACAGAATTTACTAATACTGATTCATTATTGTACCAGGTATAACTTGCACTTGAATTCCTTGCTGTTGCAAAAAATCCATCTCCTCTCCACCCCTTCCAAACacctaaaagaaaaacaaaatgctTCATTATAAATGTAACAAATTCGATATGTAAGGAATCACCATAACTTTTTGAAGATAAAGTCTAAGAACTCACCAGTGGATCCCCTCCTTTTAATCTCACAACAGTAGCTCCGGCTTCAGCAAAACTCAGTAGCAATTCATGTATCTCCTCCTGAAATGCGAACAAAAGGATCCAATTACTTAACGGTTCCACAAAAGCCAAATTCATTAACCTTAACAATCATgatcacaaaataaaatgcttTGACTAGAACTCCAATGCAATTCATAAGACTTTACAATCATTACCACAAACCCAAATGCCCGTTTCACCTAGTTACACAAAGATTTAAAATTTACAGTTAGGGAATGCACCCAATTAGAAATCAAAGcaaaatttggttttggttttggctaAGTAGAAGATATGGTAATAAAGATTAGAGCTTGACCTGGGTTCTGCTATGGTACCCAGCAGTCTTGCCCACATAGACAAGTCTAGCATCAGAGGCAACAAAATCCAACACATCATTGGACACCAACCTATCATACAACAATAAATCAGCACTCTGAATAACTCTGACAGCCTTCAATGTCAGGAGTTCAGGGTCCCCAGGGCCAGTGCCCACCAAGAAGACATTGCCAGGCCCACACTTGCCTCCACCACACCCtccttccctctctctcttctctcgcaGCACCTGAAGCAGCTTTCTCAGCTCTGGTAGCTGCAAAGCAATGTCATTCTGCCTTGTGAaatcagaatcagaatcagGAGGGAGAGAGATTAGAGTGGGTTGCTCCAATTGGTTATTGTATAGCCACCGGTCTCTCTGGTACCTCTCAATTGAATGCTTCTCTGTAAAAGGAGAAGTGTAAGAAGGGGAGTTGAAGTGTAGAGAGCAAATGGGTTCAGGGTTTAAGCGGTTGGGTTTTCTGAAATGGGTGGAAGACAAAGAGGAAGACAGAGATTGAAGCTTACTCACAAGAGCCATGATTCAGACTGGAATGGAGGAGAAATTAGTGTTTGTGTTTATGTTGCGAATATAGCATTGAGGTTGGGAAGAGCATTGGAGTTGTGTAGGAGTAAGGGCACATGTGAGACTCCTGAGAGACGACAAGGCCAAATTTGTTTTGCCTTTGAGGTTTTGGGAGGGGCACTTTTCCCTGTTGCTGCTGTATTGAGCCGTCTTTGCTCACATATACATTATTCCTCGTCCCCTactattgtttctttttttttttttttgggtacgtACAAACTattgtttctttttattataGCCTTTCCCCAGCCACGGGCTAACTGacctttttattattttttggtacATAAAATGGTGGCCGAGTGAGCTAACACTTCAGGCCGAGAGCAACTTGGATATATTCCCTTTTCAAGAGATGTTTTTCACAAGTTGGGGCGAACCAGAGACCTTCTATTACCAGAAGAAGCTCTGCACTGTCTGCCCCACTCGCAGCCTAGCATGTTTCCACTGGATCAGCTTTATTAAAAATGTCAACCCCCAAGAAAGCCGATCCTAGGAACCAAAAGGCAACAGGACAACCAAACCTTGTCTGGCAGCAACCCATAATCGGAGTGGCAAAAATAAAAGCTGACGACAACTGCCGCCAGACAAGAGGAAAAAACACGAATGTTTTCTCTCTGGCTTCGCTCTAGGTGCGGCTAGAGTTTTATGAAAATAGTGAAAACTTGTCCATTCTAATATTAACATATGATCTTATTTCTAATACGGTAATACCTTAAGTTAAGGAGATacgagagcttctctctctctctctctaaaatctagagagagaaaacagatctaAAAACCAATCCTCCTTCCCCAGATCTTGATTCATCCAGATATAGATCGATGGCTTGAGAGTCGGGGGAGGCCTCTCTTGTTCTGGCTTTATCACATTTCCCTTCCATCTCTGTTCCTCATCACCTTCCTCAAGCTTTTACAGATCCTTTCTCACTCTTGTGATGATATTTTGTACCTTTTGTGTAAATTCCTGGCTACATCCAGAATGGGAGAACCATGTTCCCCATATTTTGTTAGCTTTTGTTTAAGGTTTTTAGTCGAGAACTTCTACAAAGTTAATTTATTGTGACTGGTGCAATGAAAATATATAGATGAATTGGCAGCTGCATATctaaaacaaatcaaagaatATGGTATAATTGTATAACTACTGATTTtcatagattttttttcctttcactaATGATTTTGATACATCAATTGGTTAACTGCATTAAAAGCATGCTTCTTTTTTACTAATTGTTTACAGATGATACAATTATCATGTATAGTAATCAAGGAGCCCGTCCATCTGACAAGCAATCAAGGCGGATTAAATTAGGAGCAATATTCAAAATATTTGGCAGTAAGGGAATAGGGATAGTACATAGATGAATTCAGCAGGAGAAAACGATTCAAACACTTTgtggagaaaaaagaaagttgCCAACTTTAATTCACCTTAAAACATTAAAAGTTACTGCAGAAATGTTTCTATTGCTGGCATTAATgtttttattagggggcaataatgtttctattggggggcaatcaTAATCATTTCTTAAAGAaagcatggaggtggagtatgagagtggtaatagatcctaaaaacaagggaaaagGGTATGAAAGAGATGGAGTAAGAAGATGGAAGTAATGACGAGCTATTAAAGACAGTAAAGTAGAGAAATATGGCTAAGGGAGAAGAaaggagcagctagctctctttaATATGCATGGGAAGCATGaaatgaagagtgttggagTGGTTTTGATTCACCAAAGTCAATTTGGCAACCAAATGAGAGAATGTGCATAGGGATGTCTATTATCCAGAGGATAATATGATGGACTCATCTTGCCATAATCTTGTAGAATTCTTCTAAGGCTCTCTTTGATAATTCCAGCATCATAGACCTTCTaaaaatgcacaagaaatcCGTCCACAGAAGGTTCTAGGCCAAACTGCCATGTTTTGACTTTGTTTTCTGCTTATGAAGCTTCCTTCAATTAAATCTCCACTGAGACTTCGGAATTGGCCTgagacttcttcataccaaatgttccttgaTAAGTGTAGATCATTCTGGTAAAATTTAAGAGGTTATTTCACtgtggtttggccggaaatgatGCCGGAATCCGTATGGGTCAGGCTTTGCCcttttcgtcttttagtcagaaacttggaccaatcttttgAAGGGCTTCCACTCCGAAATAACTCCTGAACTCTTCCTAAGAAATgctccttaggatgtctagaatggatatgaaaagtttcaactcatttggagttcgtttgatcAGGCTGCCAATcctccttccttgtctagctcgttttctcctagccggagtaagaaaatgtgctaaggttgactttttagtgcatttccatctCCATAATTTCCTTGCATGAtgaggaaaacataataaatatatataaataaacacaaaggttaagaaaaagtacaagattaggggaataatggaattggattagtcaacattaaattggactttagaacaagtaattttcatattttaggacacaaatatgtatatgaattatgatctaACAGTGATTAGATCCTCTAATtcgttctagacatgctcatctacacattcaagagttaatcaagttcataatcatgcatctaagccaaatattatagaatagaacatatgccaaatacgaaattgaaaaccattaaattaaaacatatttattacattaaatccatgctagggctcaaaccctagtttcctaatagattactcacaacccatcaataaatcaacaacaatataaaTCAAATTATAATAAATCAAAGATAGTAAGGTAAAGAGAAGTGAGAAGTTACACAGGCAAGTCACAATTGCTATGAAGCAAATAtaacaagccttgatttatagcTTCTCACTTTTACCCAAGTTCAAATCTTGATGCTCCTCGACAAATTGGTGAAGATTTGTTGGTAAggatatgagaaaagaaaaagaaaagagaaaatgttacaaacagtactcgaactaaggctcattcttaacttcaatacccgactatgcaaaactatcactttggtaccccaagtttgcagtctgacccaagaatggtacacgccgtccatcacggcgttaactagctaaccacgtggcatattttgagggctcTCATGGTTTGCCATgtagcaaagacttaacgctgtgatggacggcgtgtaccattcttgggtcggacttcaaacttgggataccaaagtgatagttttgcatagtcgggtactgaaattaggagtcggcctaagttcaggtactgtttgaaatattttctcaaaagaaaatggaagaggaAGAGATTAGGAGACCTTAGGTTGTGCGGCACTGTGTGCTGAGAGAGTGATGCCCAGATTTGTGGTTTTTGGGTTCTATATATAGCTGCACGTGTTTGTGAGAGCAAGAAGAGAATAGGGTTGGAGGTTAATTAGATAAAGGGCACGTGTGCTGCTTGGTTTGGCAAGAAAGGAAAGTGAACGCCACGTGTCAAAGGAGAATTGGTCAATGGGTGATTAACCCATACTCTTTGCATGCTGCACGTGTTTGTGAGCTTAATTAACATTTAAGCTTAATTGCATAATCAGCTAATTAAACTTCATTGCTTAATTAAGATTTCTACAATTTCGTTCTTTTGCTAAAAACTCCGAATTGCTTCATTTTTGCGTCATTTTCTTTCGATTTCCGTGACtctgcttatttcctacaaaataaataaaagtggattaattacatattaattgacttgaggattatcttaattctagtattttagatataattacacataTAAAAATACGTGTAATCACTCGTGCTGGAATAAACGGGTTGTGCACTTGACATCCCATTATAAAGCATgacttttaaattttaatttgagtaaatagaaattgattttatttaactatttataaaattaaaataaataaagttctACAACATTGTTCCTAGTCTTAGTTTTAACGTGTAAAAGTTAggaaggtaaaatgaaattaggtcTATTTATTAATAAATGTATATGGCACCACTCTGAtgccccaaaaccctaaaaactgGAATTCTCCGGCGCAATCCAACAATGCTTGTCCGGCGGTGGCCTTGCACCTGTGTCAGCCCTGGTCGCGCGACGTGGTGATGCCATTGCTGGACGAGCTGTGTTTGTTTTTCTAGACCTTGATCTTGGTTGTAAGAAGAATTCTAGTATAAGGCTAACAGAAGTGGACTACGGTCTGGGTTTCTAGGCTTGATGCATCTTTGAGGCAGGAGAGATCAACGTTCGGTTCAAGGGACGACGACAACTCTGCATCAAACTACAGATTAATGTCTGCATCAAGGAGTTTATTTGTGGTTTCGATGTGCTGGGATTCACTATCCCGATGGGTTTGGATCTTTCAAACACCGGTCCTTTATGTTGTGATGGCGGCGAAGCAGTCGTGGATGTCTCTGCACAGAAGTGATCAAGGTTGGGATTTGGGGCGAGATGGCTACTTCGCTTAGGCCGCAGGGCTGGTTTTTTTTCCTATTGGCCCGTTGGGCTTCTATTTAGATATTTAGTTTTGCCTTCTTAATAATTCTCTATGTATTTGGGGAGTTATACTTGTTTCAGTTTTTCATGAGCGTAAGTGAGTTTCAAATACTCGTGTATCCGGAGCTTTGCCTATTTATTATGTCTTTTCATAGTATATAGGCTTACTTTGATTAGTGAGCATGACACGTCTAATGAATGGTCCTATCTTATGTATTATCGTGATATTTTACGACAAATTCCTGTCTATCTGTATATGGTAGCAGAATGATATGTAcgtaatggtcattctggccTTACCCCATATTAATTAAATATCTATGATGttcttgataaaaaataaacatatatttaatatttaaaaaaattactcatgtcaaaaataaatataaaatgttttatttcactatttt
Coding sequences:
- the LOC112172812 gene encoding S-adenosyl-L-methionine-dependent uroporphyrinogen III methyltransferase, chloroplastic → MALVSKLQSLSSSLSSTHFRKPNRLNPEPICSLHFNSPSYTSPFTEKHSIERYQRDRWLYNNQLEQPTLISLPPDSDSDFTRQNDIALQLPELRKLLQVLREKREREGGCGGGKCGPGNVFLVGTGPGDPELLTLKAVRVIQSADLLLYDRLVSNDVLDFVASDARLVYVGKTAGYHSRTQEEIHELLLSFAEAGATVVRLKGGDPLVFGRGGEEMDFLQQQGIQVQVIPGITAASGIAAEFGIPLTHRGVANSIRFLTGHSRKGGTDPLFLTENAADPDSTLVVYMGLSTLPSLAQKLVHHGLLPSTPAVAIERGTTPQQRMVFAELKDLANEITSAELVSPTLIVIGKVVALSPLWPHNLNEVTSLAGAI